A region of the bacterium genome:
TCAATGACTTATCCCGCAAATTAATGACTTGCGGGACGGGTCATTGCTTTGGGCGCCCCGCGCGGGGCGCGTTGATGACTTTTTGCGAAGTCATCAACTATATAAACAATGGACACCAGTTCATTGTTTATTCTGAGACGGCAAAAGGGAGGTTTGTTCATGAAAAAAGTTGAAGCGATCATCAAACCGTTCAAGCTGGAAGATGTCAAAGAGGCCCTCAACGCCCTCGGCATCCAGGGGATGACCGTGAGCGAGGTCAAGGGGTTCGGTCGGCAGAAGGGTCATACTGAGCTGTACCGGGGCGCCGAGTACATTGTTGACTTTCTCCCAAAGGTGAAGATCGAGGTCGTCGTCAAGGACGAAATCCTCGACAAGGTCCTCGAGGCTGTTGCCAAGGCTGCCAAGACGGGGCGGATCGGCGATGGAAAGATCTTTGTGATCCCTGTAGAGGATACGATCCGTATCCGGACGGGCGAGACGGGTGAAGAAGCCATCTGATCTTAAACCTGCCCTGGTGGAAGGCAGGTTTAAGATGAAATTTAATGCGTCTGGAAAGTCCCATGGAAACGGAAAAAGACATAAAGGCGGAGGATATATCATGACACCGAAAGAGGTTCTGGAGTTCGCGAAATCAAAAGGCATCAAGATGGTGGATCTGAAGTTTATGGACCTGCCGGGGACGTGGCAGCACTTCGGGGTACCCATCAGCCAGCTCGATGAGAGCACCTTCGAGGAGGGGTACGGTTTTGACGGGTCGTCCATCCGCGGTTGGCAGCCTATTCACAACAGCGACATGCTGGTCATCCCCGATCCGGTAACGGCCCAGGTCGATCCGTTCCTCACCAGGGTACCCACCTTGACCATGATCTGCGACATCGTCGACCCGATCACCAAGGAGTCCTACTCGAGGGATCCCCGCCACGTAGGCAAGAAGGCGGAAGCCTACCTGAAGTCCACGGGCATCGGCGACACGGCCAACTTCGGGCCCGAGGCCGAGTTCTTCATCTTCGACAACATCCAGTACGATCAGAACGCCCATTCCGGCTACTATTTCATCGACTCGGACGAGGGGGAGTGGAACACCGGCAGGGACGAGGAACCCAACCTCGGCTACAAGGCCAGGCACGGCGGCGGTTACTTCCCCGCTCCGCCCAACGACACCCAGACGGACATCAGGGTGGAGATGGTCCAGATCCTCGAGGAGGACTACGGGATCGAGATCGAGGCCGAGCACCACGAGGTGGCTACTGCGGGTCAGGCCGAGATCGACATGAAGTACACCCCTTTGGTCCAGTCGGCCGACAACCTCATGAGGTTCAAGTACGTGGTCAAGAACGTGGCCCGCAGGTACGGCAAAACGGCCACCTTCATGCCCAAGCCCATCTTCGGAGACAACGGTTCAGGGATGCACACCCACATGAGCATCTGGAAGGACGGCAAGCCCCTGTTCGCGGGGGACCGCTACGGCGGCCTGAGTGAGTTGGCCATGCACTACATGGGCGGGATCCTCAAGCACGCCCCGGCCCTGGTTGCGTTCACCAACCCGACCACCAACTCCTACAAGCGTCTGGTGCCGGGCTACGAGGCCCCCATCAACCTGGTGTACTCTTCCAGGAACCGGTCGGCTTCCATCCGCATCCCAATGTACTCGGCCAGCCCCAAGGCCAAGAGGATCGAGTTCAGGACCCCTGATCCGACATGCAACGGCTACCTCGCCTTTGCTGCCATGCTTATGGCCGGCCTCGACGGCATCGAGAACCGCATCGATCCCGGTGAGCCCCTCGACAAGAACATCTACGGCCTGAGCCCCGAGGAAAAAGCCGGCATCCCCGGTCTCCCCGGTTCCCTCGCGGAGGCCCTCGACAACCTGGAGAAGGACCACGATTGGCTGCTCAAGGGCGATGTTTTCACCCCGGACCTCATCGAGATGTGGATCGCCTACAAGCGGGAGGCCGAGGTGAACGCCATTAACCTCAGGCCCCACCCCTACGAGTTCTTCCTTTATTACGATATGTAAGATCGGTGAATCGTGAACAGTGAAAGGTGAAACGGGATTCTGCAAACACCGGTCGCTGATCCTGGATCGCCGCGCCTGGGAGAGGCGCCCGGGATGATGATAGAAAGGAGAATCATCATCCCGTGAGGCAAGGGAAAACCGCGCTTTTCGGTTTCCGTAGAGCGGAAGTCTCGCACAGACTTTCGCGGACTATCAGCAGTCATCCCTGGCCGTCTCAGGGACAGGAAGGGAGGTTGGCGCAAGCCGGCCTCCCCTCCGCTTTATTCAGGCAGTCAGAAAAAAGGTTCACAGTCTGCCCGAAAAAAGCGGAGGTATGTGGTCATCGTCAGGATATACCGGGACTGATGCGGTAGGCGCCTGCAGGATGTGAGACGATCGTTATCCCGGAAATGACGCGCAGCGTCATTATCCGGGATCCAAGGATTCCGGATCCTGTAATAGACAACTTCATTATTCTTCCTCCCCCTGCTGAGGGGGGAGGATCGAGGTGGGGGTGATATTTCCCCTCACCCCGGCCCTCTCCCCCAAGGGGAGAGGGAGAATGAGGAAAGGGACATATTGGAAGGGCGTCCGGAATGACGGGTAAACCCTGATCCGCCTTCAGCGGTATGTAATTCAAGCTCCCGGTTTTGGCAGTGATAAATGACTGTAGCGGAGTATCGGGGTAACGGGGTGACGGTGTGAGGTAGGGCTGGTTGAAATGAAACAGGATGCTGCCTGTAATTTCAGGTGGTTTTACTCCGGTACGCCGATACCCCGACACGCCGATACCAAAAGCCTCGGCCAGCTATTGCCGGGGCTTTTCCATACTACGTCCTCGATGCAACAGCGCATACGTTCCCGCCCCCACGACGACCATCACGACGCTTATCCACTGGCTGGTGGAAAGGGTTAGCCCGGCAAAGGAAAGCGATCCCCGCGGGTCGCCCCTGAAATACTCTACGGTCAGCCGGAACAGCCCGTACAAAAGCAGGTAAAGTGATGCGATCTGCCCTTCGAAACGTTTGCGGTGGTGCTGCCAGACCAGAAAACCGGTGAGGGCGAACAGAAAGGCCGATGAGTAAAGCTGTGTCGGATGGACAGGCTGGTTGAGGACCTCCGTCGCCAGGCACCTCGGGTCCGTGAAGGTGATGGACCAGGGCAGGTCGGCCGCCTTTCCGTAGCAGCACCCCGCGGAAAAACAACCCAGCCTTCCCATCGCGTGCCCGAGGGCGATGGCCGTCGCCCCGATGTCCAGCATCAGGCCCGTTTTGAGTCCGTAGATCCTGATACAGGCGAAAAGGCCGACGATCCCGCCAAGCAGCCCGCCGTAAAAGACGAGCCCCCCTTTCCAGAGCATGATGATCTCCAGGGGGTTCGCGGCAAAATATCTCCAGCTGACCGCGACGAAGAGGGCCCTCGCGCCGAGAAGGCCGCTTAAAACCACGATGAAAGAGATGTCCACCATGCGCCCTGGGTCACCTCCCGCCCCGCGGTAAAGGTACTCTGCAAGCGCCACCCCGGCCAGGATGCCCAGGGCAACCATTAGGCCGTAGGTGTGGATGGTCAGGGGGCCGATACTCAGCAGATCAGGAAACATCAGGTTTAACTCCAGCTCGTAAAATAGCCCGAGGAGATATTTTACGAGGTTATTTTAAATAGTGTCGGTTTTCCCGGTCAGGTACAGGTAACCCAGGATGACGGCGCCGATCGAGATTGCTGAATCGGCGATGTTGAAAGCGGGCCAATGGTAAGAGCCCAGGTAAAAGTCGAGAAAATCCACGACCTCACCGGTGACCGCCCTGTCGTAGAGGTTCCCGAACGCTCCCCCGCCGATGGCCGCGAAGGACAGTCGCAATGAACGGGATGTTGAAGCCGCTGCCTGCCTGTACAGGACCCATAGAAGGAACATGGCAGCGACGGATGCAAGGATGAAAAAAACTCTTCGAAGGGGACTGTCCCAGGAGGCAAGGATCCCGAAGGCGCCGCCGGAATTCCGGGCATAGGTGATGTCGAACAGGCCGGGGATGACCGGGATGGACTCGTAGAGGTCCAGGAACCTGGGCACGATCATTTTGGAGATCCTGTCGGCGGCGACAATCACGCCGAACAGGGTGAAATCGCCGATCATCGATCCTCCAGGACGGCGTGGCAGCGGCCGCATATGGCCGGGTGGTCCTCGGAGAATCCGACGTCCATGGTGAACTTCCAGCACCGTTCACACTTGGTTCCGCCGGTCCTCGCCACCTCCACTCCCAGGCCGGGGACTTTATCATCCCGGACAAGATCTACGGAGATCTTGTCGACGACTTCGAACGCCACGTCCGATACGATGAAAAGGTCTGCCAGCGTACCGCCGAAAGATCCCAGGAAGTCAGCTGTTTTTTGCTGCGTACACTCGATCCGGATGTCGGCTTCCAGGGAGTTGCCGATGACCTTGTCCCGGCGTTTTTCCTCCAGGGCCCTGGTCACCACCTCCCTGATCCTGATAAGCTCCTGGTAGCGCTGGTCGAGGTCGCTGTCCATTACCGCGTCGTCCGGTTCAGGGAACCGCGAGAGAAACACGCTTTGGGGGCGTTGGCCCGGGAGATGCTCCCACACCTCTTCCGAGGTGAAGGACAGGATGGGGGCCATGAGCTTGACGATCGCTTCCGCCAGATGGAGAAATACGGTCCGGGCCGACCTTCTCAAAGCGCTGTCCCGTCCCGAAGCGTACATCCTGTCCTTGAGGATGTCCAGGTAGAAGTTGGACAGGTCCACGACGCAGAAGTTGTGAAGGGTGTGAAAAACGGTGTGGTACTGGTACCGGTCGTAGGCGTCCAGGACCCTTCGCGTGACTTGGCTGAGCCTGAGAAGGGCCCAACGGTCGAGCTCCTCCATCTCACCGTAGGGTACCGCATCCGTTGCCGGGTCGAAATCGCTCAGGTTCCCCAGCAGGTAGCGGCACGTGTTGCGGATCCTCCGGTATGCTTCGGACTGGCGCTGGAGGATCTCCTGGGAGATCCTGATGTCGTCACGGTAGTCCTCGGCCGCCACCCACAGGCGGATGATCTCGGCCCCGTATTTGTCGATGATGTCCTGGGGGGCCATGACGTTCCCCGTTGACTTGGACATCTTGAGGCCCTGTCCGTCCACGACGTATCCGTGGGTGAGGACTTCCCTGTAGGGAGCCCTTCCCCGCGTCCCCACGGACGCCAGGAGTGTGCTGTGGAACCACCCGCGGTGCTGGTCGGATCCCTCCAGGTACATGTCGCAAGGCCACGAAAGATCATCCCTGTCTTCGAGTACGGCTGCGTGACTGACCCCCGAGTCGAACCAGACGTCGAGGATGTTCATGTCCTTGCGAAAGGTCGTCCCCCCGCAGGAGGAACAGGTGGTCCCGGCAGGCAGGAGCCCGGCGGCTTCGGCGCTGTGCCAGATGTCCGCCCCGTGCTCTTCCATGAGATCGGCCACGTGATCGCAGATCTCCCGGCTCATGAGGGTCTCGTCGCACTTCTCGCAATAGAAGACGGTGATGGGGGAGCCCCACGAACGCTGGCGCGAGATGCACCAGTCCGGCCGGTTCTCGATCATCTGGTAGATACGCTGCTGTCCCCATGCCGGTATCCATGTGACATTGTTGATCTCCTGCAAGGCATTTGTTCTCAGGCCGGAGTGCGACATGGAGATGAACCACTGTTCCGTGGCCCTGAAGATGATGGGTGAACGGCATCTCCAGCAGTGGGGATAGGTGTGTTCGATGGACTTTTCACCGAGTAGGGCGCCCACCTCCCGCAGCTTGTCGTTGACCGC
Encoded here:
- the lspA gene encoding signal peptidase II, with amino-acid sequence MIGDFTLFGVIVAADRISKMIVPRFLDLYESIPVIPGLFDITYARNSGGAFGILASWDSPLRRVFFILASVAAMFLLWVLYRQAAASTSRSLRLSFAAIGGGAFGNLYDRAVTGEVVDFLDFYLGSYHWPAFNIADSAISIGAVILGYLYLTGKTDTI
- a CDS encoding P-II family nitrogen regulator, with the translated sequence MKKVEAIIKPFKLEDVKEALNALGIQGMTVSEVKGFGRQKGHTELYRGAEYIVDFLPKVKIEVVVKDEILDKVLEAVAKAAKTGRIGDGKIFVIPVEDTIRIRTGETGEEAI
- the glnA gene encoding type I glutamate--ammonia ligase, which gives rise to MTPKEVLEFAKSKGIKMVDLKFMDLPGTWQHFGVPISQLDESTFEEGYGFDGSSIRGWQPIHNSDMLVIPDPVTAQVDPFLTRVPTLTMICDIVDPITKESYSRDPRHVGKKAEAYLKSTGIGDTANFGPEAEFFIFDNIQYDQNAHSGYYFIDSDEGEWNTGRDEEPNLGYKARHGGGYFPAPPNDTQTDIRVEMVQILEEDYGIEIEAEHHEVATAGQAEIDMKYTPLVQSADNLMRFKYVVKNVARRYGKTATFMPKPIFGDNGSGMHTHMSIWKDGKPLFAGDRYGGLSELAMHYMGGILKHAPALVAFTNPTTNSYKRLVPGYEAPINLVYSSRNRSASIRIPMYSASPKAKRIEFRTPDPTCNGYLAFAAMLMAGLDGIENRIDPGEPLDKNIYGLSPEEKAGIPGLPGSLAEALDNLEKDHDWLLKGDVFTPDLIEMWIAYKREAEVNAINLRPHPYEFFLYYDM
- the lgt gene encoding prolipoprotein diacylglyceryl transferase, with product MFPDLLSIGPLTIHTYGLMVALGILAGVALAEYLYRGAGGDPGRMVDISFIVVLSGLLGARALFVAVSWRYFAANPLEIIMLWKGGLVFYGGLLGGIVGLFACIRIYGLKTGLMLDIGATAIALGHAMGRLGCFSAGCCYGKAADLPWSITFTDPRCLATEVLNQPVHPTQLYSSAFLFALTGFLVWQHHRKRFEGQIASLYLLLYGLFRLTVEYFRGDPRGSLSFAGLTLSTSQWISVVMVVVGAGTYALLHRGRSMEKPRQ
- the ileS gene encoding isoleucine--tRNA ligase; this translates as MSDEKKSYKDTLNLPDTEFPMRASLPTREPERLAHWEETGLYEKILEDRKNGPVYTLHDGPPYANGHIHMGTALNKILKDFVVKSKWMAGHYSHYVPGWDCHGLPIEHKVDTELKARERGLEPVEVRQACRKYAEKYIDIQRDEFKRLGVFGDWDNPYLTMAFHYEARITRELGAFIEKGAVYKRKKPVYWCSSCGTALAEAEVEYHDHTSPSIYVKFPFTDDPSERVGELSGIPTAVVIWTTTPWTIPANQAVALHPDMTYAAIPWNGEAIIVADELIGSVAAALNLEDPEPIVKFKGALLEGLKTRHPLYDRPSVIVNADYVTLEAGTGCVHTAPGHGQEDYETGLKYDLEVYAPVDDAGRFTPDVEFFAGMHVFEANKAVNDKLREVGALLGEKSIEHTYPHCWRCRSPIIFRATEQWFISMSHSGLRTNALQEINNVTWIPAWGQQRIYQMIENRPDWCISRQRSWGSPITVFYCEKCDETLMSREICDHVADLMEEHGADIWHSAEAAGLLPAGTTCSSCGGTTFRKDMNILDVWFDSGVSHAAVLEDRDDLSWPCDMYLEGSDQHRGWFHSTLLASVGTRGRAPYREVLTHGYVVDGQGLKMSKSTGNVMAPQDIIDKYGAEIIRLWVAAEDYRDDIRISQEILQRQSEAYRRIRNTCRYLLGNLSDFDPATDAVPYGEMEELDRWALLRLSQVTRRVLDAYDRYQYHTVFHTLHNFCVVDLSNFYLDILKDRMYASGRDSALRRSARTVFLHLAEAIVKLMAPILSFTSEEVWEHLPGQRPQSVFLSRFPEPDDAVMDSDLDQRYQELIRIREVVTRALEEKRRDKVIGNSLEADIRIECTQQKTADFLGSFGGTLADLFIVSDVAFEVVDKISVDLVRDDKVPGLGVEVARTGGTKCERCWKFTMDVGFSEDHPAICGRCHAVLEDR